A region of Ochrobactrum quorumnocens DNA encodes the following proteins:
- a CDS encoding DNA polymerase III subunit delta', translating into MIEELDVPKAHDSIEGVAEPSASDYLTGHGEIVAFLAQAYREGRMHHALLFEGAQGVGKATLAFHLAGHMLAFGDQTFAPETIGMPDFSKPLWRQIAGGMHPAVLHINRPFDQKTGKFRTGIPVEEIRRVTHFLTRTASDGAWRIVIVDPADDMNRNAANALLKTLEEPPARAMFILISHSSGRLLPTIRSRCQSIQFKPLGDDALTDALEHVGPSVGLDADGITQSLLTRSEGSVRKALLLVAHGGLEISNTVDAILQGQAFDLPKAQTLSGVLNGREAEVQYELFRDYLMSRIADEARRYADSGQLREADQWSRFWSELVREISNAETYNLDRKQAVMILLEKTHRAFRSGTPPLT; encoded by the coding sequence GTGATCGAAGAGCTTGATGTCCCAAAAGCCCATGATTCCATTGAAGGCGTAGCTGAACCATCTGCCAGTGATTATCTCACCGGTCATGGCGAAATAGTAGCTTTCCTGGCACAGGCCTATCGTGAAGGTCGTATGCATCATGCGCTGCTTTTTGAGGGCGCTCAGGGTGTTGGCAAGGCGACACTGGCCTTTCATCTCGCAGGCCACATGCTTGCGTTTGGAGATCAGACCTTTGCACCTGAAACGATCGGAATGCCTGATTTCAGCAAACCACTCTGGCGACAGATCGCAGGTGGTATGCATCCGGCCGTGTTGCATATTAATCGGCCCTTCGATCAGAAAACCGGCAAGTTCAGGACTGGTATTCCTGTAGAGGAAATTCGTCGCGTCACTCATTTTCTGACCCGCACGGCATCGGACGGCGCATGGCGAATTGTCATTGTCGATCCTGCCGATGATATGAACCGTAATGCTGCGAATGCGCTTCTCAAAACTCTGGAGGAGCCACCGGCACGCGCGATGTTCATTCTGATATCGCATTCGTCGGGACGGCTTCTGCCAACCATCCGTTCACGCTGCCAGAGCATCCAGTTTAAGCCTCTCGGAGATGATGCGCTTACAGATGCATTGGAGCACGTTGGACCTAGCGTCGGGCTTGATGCCGACGGCATCACACAATCGCTTCTGACTCGCTCTGAAGGCAGCGTGCGCAAGGCGCTGCTTCTCGTGGCCCATGGAGGCCTTGAAATATCGAATACCGTTGATGCCATATTGCAGGGGCAGGCGTTTGATCTTCCAAAAGCTCAAACGCTTTCAGGTGTTCTGAATGGGCGTGAGGCAGAAGTTCAATATGAACTGTTCCGCGATTATCTTATGAGCCGGATCGCGGATGAGGCTAGACGCTATGCAGATTCGGGTCAGTTGCGTGAAGCCGATCAGTGGTCGCGTTTCTGGAGCGAACTTGTTCGTGAAATTTCGAATGCCGAGACCTATAATCTCGACCGGAAGCAGGCAGTTATGATCCTTTTGGAAAAAACGCATCGCGCTTTTCGATCTGGCACACCTCCGCTTACGTGA
- a CDS encoding D-alanyl-D-alanine carboxypeptidase family protein has product MTVPGYAQTVQAAFATKAPQVLLLDDKSGTVLLSKNPDMKVPPASLAKLMTAEVVFEALEKGQTTLETSYPVTEYAWRTGGAPSGTSTMFAKIKSTPTVADLLQGMIVQAANDGAIILAEGLSGSEAAFAQKMNERAKDLGLIGSNFVNATGLPAEGQTVTLSDLIKLARHIHSAHPERYVYYAQPAFTWNNIMQRNRNPLLRLDIGADGMGTGYTVASGYALVASAEQNGRRLFLAMSGLTSIKEREEEAKKLIQWGMTSFDTISIYSANEEIGTAQVFGGSASSVSLKVKDDVELLLPKEGRDKLKARIFYEGPLNAPIETDTQVGTLRFELNGNVVQQMPLYTAQSVSVGTLSQRAMGAALELSTGWLRKYL; this is encoded by the coding sequence ATGACCGTGCCGGGATATGCGCAGACTGTGCAAGCTGCATTCGCTACGAAGGCTCCCCAAGTCCTGCTACTGGACGATAAGAGCGGCACCGTCCTTTTGTCCAAAAATCCGGACATGAAAGTGCCACCCGCGTCGCTTGCCAAGTTGATGACGGCTGAAGTTGTCTTTGAAGCACTTGAAAAAGGCCAGACGACGCTCGAAACCAGCTACCCTGTCACTGAGTATGCGTGGCGCACCGGCGGTGCACCTTCTGGCACGTCAACGATGTTTGCTAAGATCAAGTCGACGCCAACGGTTGCTGATCTGCTGCAAGGCATGATTGTGCAGGCTGCAAATGACGGTGCCATCATTCTCGCTGAAGGGCTGTCTGGCAGCGAAGCTGCTTTCGCGCAAAAGATGAATGAGCGTGCGAAAGATTTGGGCCTCATCGGCTCGAATTTCGTGAACGCGACCGGACTGCCCGCCGAAGGACAAACGGTAACGCTGTCCGATCTCATAAAACTCGCGCGCCATATTCATAGCGCTCATCCCGAACGTTACGTCTATTATGCCCAGCCGGCATTCACTTGGAACAACATCATGCAGCGCAATCGCAACCCGCTTTTGCGGCTTGATATTGGCGCAGACGGCATGGGAACGGGCTACACTGTAGCATCCGGTTATGCTTTGGTCGCCTCTGCAGAACAGAACGGACGCAGGCTGTTTCTTGCAATGAGTGGTTTGACCAGCATCAAAGAACGCGAGGAAGAAGCAAAGAAACTTATCCAATGGGGGATGACTTCATTCGATACTATAAGTATTTATTCGGCTAACGAAGAGATCGGCACTGCGCAGGTTTTCGGCGGCTCCGCCTCCAGCGTTTCTCTGAAAGTCAAAGACGATGTTGAACTGCTGCTTCCAAAGGAAGGGCGCGACAAGCTCAAAGCACGTATTTTCTACGAGGGGCCGTTAAACGCTCCCATCGAGACAGACACGCAAGTTGGAACTTTGCGGTTCGAACTCAATGGGAATGTAGTACAGCAAATGCCGCTCTATACGGCTCAATCGGTTTCAGTTGGCACTCTCTCACAGCGAGCAATGGGCGCAGCGCTGGAGCTTTCCACGGGTTGGCTAAGGAAATATCTCTAA
- a CDS encoding lipid kinase, with protein MATSSKRRALLIVNPKARNGKGFNADMRGILERGGISLIEKTAKGAETISDVIRSNSEVDLVIVGGGDGTLNAAAPGLVETKVPLAILPLGTANDFARTIGIPADPTEATRQLLTYEQHPIDLGEVNGHLYFNVASIGFSAELAQKLSAEAKKKWGKLGYAIAAGRILMRSELFTAYLEHDGITEQIKTLQVSVGNGKFYGGGMAVEKDAAIDDGKLDFYSLEVDHWWKLLRLLPSLRQGTQSKWDDVRAFPTTEVIIRTKKPRPVNTDGELSTWTPAHFRLHREAVNAYRPFSF; from the coding sequence ATGGCCACATCTTCCAAGCGCCGAGCATTGCTGATCGTCAATCCAAAAGCCCGCAACGGCAAAGGGTTCAATGCCGACATGCGCGGGATACTCGAGCGCGGCGGCATTTCTCTCATTGAGAAGACTGCGAAGGGGGCTGAAACCATTTCTGATGTCATCCGTTCCAATAGCGAAGTCGATTTGGTGATTGTCGGTGGCGGCGACGGTACATTGAACGCAGCCGCACCTGGCCTCGTCGAAACGAAGGTGCCGCTTGCCATATTGCCGCTTGGCACGGCGAACGACTTTGCTCGCACAATCGGCATTCCCGCCGACCCCACAGAAGCCACGCGGCAGCTGCTCACTTATGAACAGCATCCCATCGATCTTGGTGAAGTGAATGGCCACCTCTATTTCAATGTGGCGAGCATCGGCTTTAGTGCTGAACTCGCGCAGAAACTGAGTGCTGAGGCCAAGAAAAAGTGGGGTAAACTCGGCTACGCCATTGCGGCTGGCCGTATTCTGATGCGTTCAGAGTTGTTCACTGCCTATCTCGAACATGATGGCATTACAGAGCAGATAAAGACGCTGCAAGTTTCGGTCGGAAATGGCAAGTTTTACGGCGGCGGCATGGCCGTCGAAAAAGATGCAGCCATAGACGACGGCAAGCTCGACTTTTATAGCCTCGAAGTTGACCATTGGTGGAAATTGTTGCGTCTGTTACCCAGTTTGCGTCAGGGAACACAGTCAAAGTGGGACGACGTTCGTGCATTTCCCACGACTGAAGTTATCATTCGCACCAAGAAGCCAAGGCCAGTAAACACAGACGGTGAACTTTCAACCTGGACCCCAGCTCACTTTCGCTTGCATCGTGAAGCGGTCAACGCTTACAGGCCATTCTCATTCTGA
- the tmk gene encoding dTMP kinase — MTGLFITFEGGEGAGKSTQIALLAEHLRSLGFDPLITREPGGSAGAEAVRHVILSGNAESYGPAMEALLFAAARADHVDQLIRPALSEGRVVLCDRFIDSSRAYQGVTGNLNATYMAAIERIAIDGAMPDLTIILDIPAEKGLSRAVKRRGTDIADRFEKEAIAVHEARRQAFLEIANAEPDRCKVVNADRSQDEISADIVAIADEILKKKGLL; from the coding sequence GTGACCGGATTGTTTATTACATTCGAGGGTGGGGAAGGTGCGGGTAAATCAACCCAGATTGCCTTGCTGGCGGAGCATCTGCGTAGCCTTGGTTTTGATCCGCTGATCACGCGTGAACCCGGTGGTTCTGCGGGTGCTGAAGCAGTTCGTCACGTGATTCTGAGTGGTAATGCCGAAAGCTACGGTCCTGCAATGGAAGCGCTGCTTTTCGCTGCTGCTCGAGCTGATCATGTCGATCAGCTGATCCGTCCGGCATTATCTGAAGGTCGCGTTGTGCTTTGTGACCGTTTCATCGATTCGAGCCGTGCCTATCAGGGCGTGACAGGAAATCTCAATGCCACTTATATGGCTGCTATCGAACGTATTGCTATCGATGGTGCAATGCCAGACCTTACGATCATTCTTGATATTCCTGCAGAAAAAGGTCTTTCTCGCGCAGTGAAGCGTCGAGGGACTGACATTGCCGATCGTTTCGAGAAAGAAGCCATTGCCGTGCACGAAGCCCGGCGTCAGGCGTTTCTAGAAATTGCGAATGCCGAACCCGATCGCTGTAAGGTGGTCAACGCCGACCGTTCACAGGATGAGATATCAGCCGATATCGTAGCCATTGCAGACGAAATTTTGAAGAAAAAGGGACTTCTGTGA
- a CDS encoding transposase: protein MCTKMTENDYELALEVFRTCLPAVGAKAKNDRLFLEALHYFTLHNISWRALPERFGNWNSVWKRFDRLGKAGVFEDYFSILAGLDESAHLIAMFDSTVIRAHVSAAGAKGGRKVKRSAGLVEGSEPKSI from the coding sequence ATGTGCACCAAGATGACAGAAAATGACTATGAACTGGCACTTGAGGTTTTTCGGACTTGTCTGCCAGCCGTTGGCGCGAAAGCTAAAAATGACCGCCTATTCCTTGAGGCGTTGCATTATTTCACCCTTCACAACATCTCATGGCGGGCTTTGCCTGAGCGGTTTGGTAACTGGAACAGCGTATGGAAGCGTTTTGACCGTTTAGGTAAAGCAGGTGTTTTCGAGGACTATTTTTCCATTTTGGCTGGGCTTGATGAAAGCGCTCATCTTATCGCTATGTTCGACAGCACCGTCATTCGCGCCCATGTATCTGCAGCAGGCGCTAAAGGGGGCAGGAAGGTCAAGCGCTCGGCCGGTCTCGTGGAGGGTTCGGAACCAAAATCCATCTGA
- the metG gene encoding methionine--tRNA ligase, with product MSREKFYITTAIAYPNGKPHIGHAYELIATDAMARFQRLDGKDVHFLTGSDEHGIKMLQSARKEGITPRELADRNTAAFQRMGEFLNSSHDDYIRTSEERHYKASQAIWQAMAANGDIYKGGYAGWYSVRDEAYYGEEETEVRADNVRYGPQGTPVEWVEEESYFFRLSNYQDKLLELYEKNPGFIMPAERRNEIVSFVKSGLKDLSISRTTFDWGIPVPGDEKHVMYVWVDALTNYITAVGYPDTTDEKWGYWPADAHIIGKDISRFHAVYWPAFLMSAGVPLPKRVFAHGFLFNRGEKMSKSLGNVIDPFELVERYGLDQLRYFLMREVPFGQDGSYSHDAIVNRTNADLANDLGNLAQRSLSMIAKNCEGKVPVPGEFSDADTAILDQADAALETARKAVGDQALHIALGAIFAVVAEANRYFAGQEPWALRKTDPARMGTVLYVTAEVIRRVGIMVQPFIPQSAEKLLDTLAIPADKRQFSDVTASPLVGRAELPAPQPVFPRFVEAEEQN from the coding sequence ATGAGCCGCGAAAAATTCTATATCACCACCGCAATCGCTTACCCAAATGGCAAGCCGCATATCGGTCATGCTTATGAATTGATTGCGACTGATGCCATGGCGCGTTTCCAGCGTCTGGATGGCAAGGATGTTCACTTCCTGACCGGCTCGGACGAACACGGCATTAAGATGCTGCAGAGTGCGCGTAAGGAAGGCATTACGCCACGCGAACTCGCAGATCGCAACACAGCTGCTTTCCAGCGCATGGGCGAGTTTCTGAACAGCTCGCACGACGATTATATTCGCACCTCCGAAGAGCGCCATTACAAGGCCAGTCAGGCAATCTGGCAGGCAATGGCCGCCAATGGCGATATCTATAAAGGCGGCTATGCGGGCTGGTATTCGGTTCGTGACGAAGCCTATTATGGCGAAGAGGAAACGGAAGTCCGTGCGGATAATGTTCGCTACGGTCCTCAGGGCACCCCTGTTGAGTGGGTTGAAGAAGAAAGCTACTTCTTCCGTCTGTCCAATTATCAGGACAAGCTTCTTGAACTTTACGAAAAGAATCCCGGCTTCATCATGCCTGCGGAACGTCGCAACGAGATCGTGAGCTTCGTAAAGTCTGGTCTGAAAGACCTTTCGATTTCGCGCACGACATTCGACTGGGGTATTCCGGTTCCGGGTGATGAAAAGCACGTCATGTATGTCTGGGTTGACGCCCTGACGAATTACATCACGGCAGTTGGATATCCTGATACAACCGATGAAAAGTGGGGCTACTGGCCTGCCGATGCTCATATCATCGGTAAGGACATTTCGCGGTTCCATGCAGTCTACTGGCCAGCATTCCTGATGTCGGCGGGAGTTCCGCTGCCAAAGCGCGTGTTTGCGCATGGCTTCCTGTTCAACCGCGGTGAAAAGATGTCGAAGTCGCTTGGCAACGTCATCGATCCGTTTGAACTGGTAGAGCGTTATGGTCTTGATCAGCTGCGCTACTTCCTGATGCGTGAAGTACCATTTGGTCAGGATGGCAGCTACAGCCATGATGCGATCGTCAACCGCACCAATGCCGATCTTGCCAACGATCTGGGCAATCTTGCACAGCGCTCGCTGTCGATGATTGCCAAGAACTGCGAAGGCAAGGTTCCGGTTCCTGGTGAGTTTTCGGATGCTGACACGGCTATTCTGGATCAGGCCGATGCGGCACTGGAAACTGCGCGTAAGGCAGTCGGTGATCAGGCGCTGCATATTGCTCTTGGTGCAATTTTTGCCGTGGTTGCGGAAGCAAACCGTTACTTTGCGGGACAGGAGCCGTGGGCACTGCGCAAGACTGATCCTGCGCGTATGGGTACGGTGCTTTATGTAACCGCGGAAGTGATCCGCCGCGTCGGCATCATGGTGCAGCCGTTCATTCCGCAGTCGGCTGAAAAGCTCCTCGATACTCTGGCAATCCCGGCAGATAAGCGTCAGTTCTCTGACGTAACTGCAAGCCCGCTTGTCGGTCGAGCCGAACTACCAGCACCGCAGCCGGTCTTCCCGCGCTTTGTGGAAGCGGAAGAGCAGAACTGA
- a CDS encoding septal ring lytic transglycosylase RlpA family protein, whose translation MMRQKRGSTAVLTFMALAVVLAGCASAPQPKSSKKKHPKEYFAESKYGVKASPRVTNLQGKPLPRGGGRDQVGKPYQVKGRWYYPKENKNYASTGRASWYGSAFHGRLTANGEIYDMTHLTAAHPTMPLPSYARVTNTYNGSSIIVRVNDRGPFERDRVIDLSQKAAELLDYQHHGTADVKVEYVGRAPLDGQDDAYLMASYRPGNGDPIGQPATGVMMAMNAPTPTPAGIAAMPVPPSSPFEVNPAYGDGETPLLPANVPVPSQRPAGSFGVATAARIGGLGYASDRMAASAFAEERTYGSILTASAVSDAWKRRNAEEQREYVEIGVFNSLDDLTKLEKSLPRTARVTRTKIPTEQGDVYELTAFAEKGNNDDLLRAAWKVGATDAFVVRAD comes from the coding sequence ATGATGCGTCAAAAGCGCGGATCGACTGCTGTGTTGACATTCATGGCGCTGGCTGTGGTTTTGGCGGGTTGCGCAAGCGCCCCGCAGCCGAAATCGTCGAAGAAAAAGCACCCCAAAGAATATTTTGCCGAATCCAAATATGGCGTGAAAGCCAGCCCACGTGTCACCAACCTTCAAGGCAAGCCATTGCCACGTGGTGGTGGCCGCGATCAGGTCGGTAAACCTTATCAGGTCAAGGGCCGCTGGTATTATCCAAAAGAAAACAAGAATTACGCCTCAACGGGTCGTGCTTCCTGGTATGGCAGTGCTTTCCACGGTCGGTTGACCGCCAATGGCGAAATCTATGACATGACGCATCTGACGGCAGCGCATCCAACGATGCCGCTGCCAAGTTATGCGCGTGTCACCAACACTTACAACGGCAGTTCAATTATCGTTCGAGTGAATGATCGTGGACCATTCGAGCGTGATCGCGTGATTGATCTATCGCAGAAGGCTGCTGAGTTGCTGGATTATCAGCATCACGGCACGGCCGATGTGAAGGTTGAATATGTAGGGCGTGCGCCTCTTGATGGACAGGACGATGCGTATCTGATGGCATCCTATCGTCCAGGAAATGGGGATCCGATTGGACAGCCGGCGACCGGCGTCATGATGGCCATGAATGCGCCAACGCCGACACCAGCCGGAATTGCGGCGATGCCGGTTCCACCGTCTTCTCCATTTGAGGTCAATCCGGCTTATGGCGATGGCGAGACACCGTTGCTCCCTGCAAATGTTCCGGTTCCTTCACAGCGACCAGCTGGTAGTTTCGGCGTTGCGACTGCGGCTCGTATTGGCGGACTTGGTTATGCTTCCGACCGTATGGCAGCCTCTGCCTTCGCCGAAGAGCGCACCTATGGCAGTATCTTGACCGCAAGTGCGGTTTCGGACGCCTGGAAGCGTAGAAATGCAGAAGAACAGCGTGAATATGTCGAGATCGGTGTTTTTAACTCGCTGGACGATCTGACGAAGCTGGAAAAATCTCTGCCGCGCACTGCACGTGTGACACGCACCAAGATACCTACGGAGCAGGGCGACGTTTATGAGCTGACGGCATTTGCCGAAAAGGGCAATAACGACGATTTGCTTCGTGCGGCGTGGAAAGTCGGAGCAACAGACGCCTTTGTTGTTCGTGCCGACTGA
- a CDS encoding TatD family hydrolase, with protein MLVDSHCHLDFADFEPERDAVVARALDAGIKRMVTICTRVRKFDTILTLAENYESVYCSVGTHPNNAHEELDVTADDLVRLAEHPKVVAIGEAGLDYHYDYAPPEAQRQGFLTHIEAARRTQLPLVIHARSADQDMADILESETAKGAFPFILHCFSSGRALAEKGIELGGYVSFSGILTFKNSADIREVASIVPRDRLLVETDAPYLAPMPYRGKRNEPSFVQHTAAVLADTIGVSSDEIADITSENVFRLFSKMPKPAGE; from the coding sequence ATGCTGGTTGATAGTCACTGCCATCTCGACTTTGCGGATTTCGAGCCAGAGCGCGATGCTGTTGTGGCGCGCGCGCTCGATGCTGGCATCAAGCGCATGGTCACAATTTGCACGCGTGTACGCAAGTTCGATACGATCCTGACACTCGCTGAGAATTACGAGTCCGTCTATTGTTCTGTTGGAACACACCCGAACAATGCGCATGAGGAACTCGATGTCACGGCCGATGATCTGGTGCGTCTGGCTGAGCATCCGAAAGTCGTCGCCATAGGCGAGGCGGGTTTGGACTATCATTATGATTATGCGCCGCCGGAAGCCCAGCGTCAGGGCTTCCTCACGCATATCGAAGCTGCACGTCGCACACAGTTGCCGCTCGTGATTCACGCGCGCAGCGCGGATCAGGATATGGCCGACATTCTGGAATCTGAGACGGCGAAGGGCGCGTTTCCCTTTATCCTGCACTGTTTCTCGTCCGGTCGGGCATTGGCTGAGAAGGGCATTGAGCTTGGCGGTTATGTGTCATTCTCCGGCATTCTGACCTTCAAGAACTCAGCCGATATTCGCGAAGTTGCAAGCATTGTTCCGCGTGATCGTCTGCTGGTCGAGACAGATGCGCCATATCTCGCACCGATGCCGTATCGCGGTAAACGCAATGAGCCGTCATTTGTGCAGCACACGGCAGCCGTTTTAGCTGACACAATTGGTGTGAGCAGCGATGAGATAGCCGACATCACAAGTGAAAACGTCTTCCGGCTTTTCTCCAAAATGCCAAAGCCTGCTGGAGAATAA
- a CDS encoding MBL fold metallo-hydrolase, producing the protein MAASRNCLRFTILGCGSSPGVPRINGDWGNCDPENPKNRRRRAALLVERFDGEGNSTVVVIDTGPDFRAQMIDADVPSLDAAVYTHPHADHIHGIDDLRTYVVENRRLMDVYANRLTRNRLFDAFGYCFETPAGSSYPPILSMHDIVAETAFTITGAGGSIRFEPFTQVHGDIESLGFRIGNVAYCTDVSAFPDESLKYIRHADILIIGALQYRPHPSHFSLEQALEWIEFFGPKRAILTHMHIPLDYEAVMRETPDNVEPGYDGLRFEVSI; encoded by the coding sequence GTGGCAGCTTCCCGCAATTGTTTGCGTTTCACAATTCTGGGGTGCGGATCGTCCCCCGGTGTGCCACGTATCAATGGTGATTGGGGCAATTGTGATCCTGAAAATCCGAAAAACCGGCGTCGCCGCGCCGCACTCCTTGTGGAGCGGTTCGACGGTGAAGGAAACAGCACCGTCGTCGTGATCGACACAGGACCGGATTTTCGAGCGCAGATGATCGATGCGGATGTGCCGTCGCTGGATGCAGCTGTTTACACACATCCACATGCCGATCATATTCATGGGATCGATGATCTTCGTACCTACGTGGTCGAAAACAGGCGCCTGATGGATGTGTACGCCAACCGGCTGACGCGCAATCGGCTGTTTGATGCCTTTGGCTATTGTTTCGAGACGCCAGCAGGGTCGAGTTATCCGCCGATCCTCTCCATGCATGACATCGTCGCTGAAACGGCTTTTACGATTACAGGAGCAGGCGGATCGATCCGGTTTGAACCATTCACGCAGGTTCACGGTGATATTGAATCGCTCGGCTTCCGCATCGGCAATGTCGCTTACTGCACAGATGTCAGCGCATTTCCAGATGAAAGCCTGAAATATATCCGCCATGCAGATATTCTAATTATCGGCGCACTGCAGTATCGTCCTCACCCAAGCCACTTTTCACTTGAGCAAGCGCTCGAATGGATTGAGTTTTTTGGACCTAAGCGCGCGATACTGACTCACATGCACATACCGCTCGATTACGAGGCAGTCATGCGGGAAACACCCGATAACGTTGAGCCTGGTTATGATGGGTTGCGCTTTGAAGTTTCCATCTGA